The Babylonia areolata isolate BAREFJ2019XMU chromosome 22, ASM4173473v1, whole genome shotgun sequence genome contains a region encoding:
- the LOC143297292 gene encoding uncharacterized protein LOC143297292 isoform X1 yields MDSVLDKEWCLMYSSPQPPAAGLQQQQQQQQQPPPPPPTDKDNSQPSPGPPVAPLQGHERLSGGPPSVFPPRSLQALHATRHHHLNPPGVFHSSLLRGPDHPPSSSSSSSSPYSYSSSLAAAMCSPGHSALLTYAGLKVPTPSPYFALNPAAATHHGAGHLTSLDFHRSQFCDYRQLLGLRQYQALHAGLGPYAAYLDPYTQYLYKGDPRARYVHEEPKPSHSYIGLIAMAILSSKEKKLVLSDIYQWILDNYPYFRTRGPGWRNSIRHNLSLNDCFIKSGRSANGKGHFWAVHPANVDDFTRGDFRRRRAQRKVRKHMGLSVPDDDEDSPSPSPNPLSWGHGAGDVAKDSSSSSASTAAAADDLDNNNVTTGGDGEGGGGNTDRDRNGVVVMAAGGPGGEVQNHHHHHPHHPHHHHHGFLPALSGGRVLGGGGGGGGSVMPPQHVSKKRLFDVDSLLAPDFPVVVVPKVRLLSSTASSNTAPSDMDSVTSDQRQPCPSDDSDVDIEGEEEDSHHEDRDMDHVADEEEEEEGEEGDLHHHHHHHNLHRPHHQQQSAEHASSPQPPEDARLSESGDPAGIKMEQQQQDDEMEEEGGEDASENPRPEEDTRSHGVQTSASGSASPLPSLPGSSSVVGVPGESCSSALDLSSSSLTTPTMTSLSGMMTREEAAAVSSMSLITGTGTGTGVAPLHALVLPRAMDGGHRARWMGLGLGMGVGVGVGTPGMGGLAPPPPPPPPPPSADLGLRRYSAFHVTGGGGGGGVGGVVGGGGGGGGGSHHHHPHHGGGLPRGSLTCSSVAAAAAAAAAAPFLHPVFAATRYQPTLLPLGVSSLPTSLPSSLPSSLPSSSASSSSSSGGAAVISQSSGGMDDASQDSASDRV; encoded by the coding sequence AATGGTGCCTGATGTATTCCTCACCTCAACCACCAGCAGCGGgcctacaacagcagcaacagcaacagcaacaaccaccaccaccaccacccacagacaAGGACAACAGCCAGCCATCCCCGGGCCCGCCGGTAGCCCCTTTACAAGGACATGAACGTCTGAGCGGCGGCCCACCCTCCGTATTTCCCCCCAGGTCCCTGCAGGCTCTGCACGCCACGCGCCACCACCACCTGAACCCCCCAGGCGTCTTCCACTCGTCGCTCCTCCGCGGCCCggaccaccccccttcctcctcctcctcctcctcttccccctactcGTACTCCTCGTCCCTGGCGGCCGCCATGTGTTCACCAGGCCACAGCGCCCTGCTGACGTACGCGGGGCTCAAGGTGCCCACCCCATCCCCGTACTTCGCCCTCAACCCCGCCGCCGCCACCCACCACGGCGCCGGCCACCTGACCTCGCTGGACTTCCACCGCTCCCAGTTCTGCGACTACCGGCAGCTGCTGGGGCTGCGGCAGTACCAGGCGCTGCACGCGGGGCTGGGCCCCTACGCCGCCTACCTGGACCCCTACACGCAGTACCTGTACAAGGGCGACCCGCGTGCCAGGTACGTGCACGAGGAGCCCAAGCCGTCGCACTCGTACATCGGGCTGATCGCCATGGCCATCCTGAGCTCCAAGGAGAAGAAGCTGGTGCTGAGCGACATCTACCAGTGGATCCTGGACAACTACCCGTACTTCCGGACCCGGGGCCCCGGCTGGCGGAACTCGATCCGCCACAACCTGTCGCTCAACGACTGCTTCATCAAGTCGGGCCGCTCGGCCAACGGCAAGGGCCACTTCTGGGCCGTGCACCCGGCCAACGTGGACGACTTCACGCGCGGCGACTTCCGGCGGCGCCGCGCCCAGCGCAAGGTCCGCAAGCACATGGGGCTCAGCGTGCCCGACGACGACGAGgactcgccctccccctcccccaaccccctcagctGGGGACACGGCGCCGGGGACGTCGCCAAggactcctcctcttcctctgcctccaCCGCCGCTGCAGCAGACGACCTGGACAACAACAACGTGACGACGGGTGGGGACGGTGAGGGCGgcggggggaacacagacagggacaggaacgGGGTTGTGGTGATGGCGGCTGGGGGGCCAGGAGGGGAGgtgcagaaccaccaccaccaccacccccaccatccccaccaccaccatcacggtTTTCTGCCCGCACTGTCGGGAGGCcgtgtgttgggaggagggggaggaggagggggtagtgtgATGCCGCCCCAGCACGTGAGCAAGAAACGTCTGTTCGACGTGGACAGCCTCCTGGCACCGGACTTCCCCGTGGTGGTGGTGCCCAAGGTGCGCCTCCTCAGCTCCACCGCCTCCTCCAACACGGCGCCCAGCGACATGGACTCGGTGACGTCGGACCAGCGCCAGCCCTGCCCAAGCGACGACAGCGACGTGGACAtcgagggcgaggaggaggacagTCACCAcgaggacagagacatggaccACGTggctgacgaggaggaggaggaggagggggaggagggggacctccaccaccaccaccaccaccacaacctccaccgtccccaccaccagcaacagtccGCGGAACACGCCTCCTCCCCCCAGCCGCCAGAAGATGCGCGTTTGTCGGAAAGCGGTGACCCTGCAGGCATCAAgatggagcagcagcagcaggatgatgagatggaggaggagggaggggaggatgctTCGGAAAACCCCCGCCCCGAGGAGGACACCCGCAGCCACGGCGTGCAGACCTCGGCGTCAGGGTCCGCCAGCCCCCTGCCCTCGCTGCCCGGCAGCAGCAGCGTGGTGGGCGTTCCCGGCGAGAGCTGCTCGTCAGCCCTGGACCTGTCCTCCTCCTCGCTGACCACGCCCACCATGACGTCACTGTCGGGGATGATGACGAGGGAGGAGGCCGCCGCCGTCAGCAGCATGTCGCTCATCACGGGCACGGGCACTGGCACGGGCGTCGCCCCCTTGCACGCCCTGGTCCTGCCTCGCGCCATGGACGGCGGGCACCGTGCCCGCTGGATGGGTTTGGGactgggcatgggggtgggggtaggggtgggcacGCCCGGGATGGGTGGTCtcgcaccgccaccaccaccaccaccaccaccgccctcgGCAGACCTCGGGCTGCGCCGCTACAGCGCCTTCCATGTGaccgggggtggaggaggaggaggggtagggggtgtggtaggaggtggtggaggaggagggggagggagccaccaccaccacccccaccacggcGGCGGGTTGCCGCGCGGCTCTCTGACTTGTTCCTCCGTggctgccgccgctgctgctgctgctgctgctcctttcCTCCACCCTGTGTTCGCGGCCACCCGCTACcagcccaccctcctccctctgggTGTCTCcagcctccccacctccctcccttcctccctcccgtcctccctcccctcctcctctgcttcctcttcttcttcctctggagGCGCTGCCGTCATCTCCCAGTCCTCAGGCGGCATGGACGATGCTAGTCAAGACTCTGCCAGTGACCGTGTCTGA
- the LOC143297292 gene encoding uncharacterized protein LOC143297292 isoform X2, giving the protein MYSSPQPPAAGLQQQQQQQQQPPPPPPTDKDNSQPSPGPPVAPLQGHERLSGGPPSVFPPRSLQALHATRHHHLNPPGVFHSSLLRGPDHPPSSSSSSSSPYSYSSSLAAAMCSPGHSALLTYAGLKVPTPSPYFALNPAAATHHGAGHLTSLDFHRSQFCDYRQLLGLRQYQALHAGLGPYAAYLDPYTQYLYKGDPRARYVHEEPKPSHSYIGLIAMAILSSKEKKLVLSDIYQWILDNYPYFRTRGPGWRNSIRHNLSLNDCFIKSGRSANGKGHFWAVHPANVDDFTRGDFRRRRAQRKVRKHMGLSVPDDDEDSPSPSPNPLSWGHGAGDVAKDSSSSSASTAAAADDLDNNNVTTGGDGEGGGGNTDRDRNGVVVMAAGGPGGEVQNHHHHHPHHPHHHHHGFLPALSGGRVLGGGGGGGGSVMPPQHVSKKRLFDVDSLLAPDFPVVVVPKVRLLSSTASSNTAPSDMDSVTSDQRQPCPSDDSDVDIEGEEEDSHHEDRDMDHVADEEEEEEGEEGDLHHHHHHHNLHRPHHQQQSAEHASSPQPPEDARLSESGDPAGIKMEQQQQDDEMEEEGGEDASENPRPEEDTRSHGVQTSASGSASPLPSLPGSSSVVGVPGESCSSALDLSSSSLTTPTMTSLSGMMTREEAAAVSSMSLITGTGTGTGVAPLHALVLPRAMDGGHRARWMGLGLGMGVGVGVGTPGMGGLAPPPPPPPPPPSADLGLRRYSAFHVTGGGGGGGVGGVVGGGGGGGGGSHHHHPHHGGGLPRGSLTCSSVAAAAAAAAAAPFLHPVFAATRYQPTLLPLGVSSLPTSLPSSLPSSLPSSSASSSSSSGGAAVISQSSGGMDDASQDSASDRV; this is encoded by the coding sequence ATGTATTCCTCACCTCAACCACCAGCAGCGGgcctacaacagcagcaacagcaacagcaacaaccaccaccaccaccacccacagacaAGGACAACAGCCAGCCATCCCCGGGCCCGCCGGTAGCCCCTTTACAAGGACATGAACGTCTGAGCGGCGGCCCACCCTCCGTATTTCCCCCCAGGTCCCTGCAGGCTCTGCACGCCACGCGCCACCACCACCTGAACCCCCCAGGCGTCTTCCACTCGTCGCTCCTCCGCGGCCCggaccaccccccttcctcctcctcctcctcctcttccccctactcGTACTCCTCGTCCCTGGCGGCCGCCATGTGTTCACCAGGCCACAGCGCCCTGCTGACGTACGCGGGGCTCAAGGTGCCCACCCCATCCCCGTACTTCGCCCTCAACCCCGCCGCCGCCACCCACCACGGCGCCGGCCACCTGACCTCGCTGGACTTCCACCGCTCCCAGTTCTGCGACTACCGGCAGCTGCTGGGGCTGCGGCAGTACCAGGCGCTGCACGCGGGGCTGGGCCCCTACGCCGCCTACCTGGACCCCTACACGCAGTACCTGTACAAGGGCGACCCGCGTGCCAGGTACGTGCACGAGGAGCCCAAGCCGTCGCACTCGTACATCGGGCTGATCGCCATGGCCATCCTGAGCTCCAAGGAGAAGAAGCTGGTGCTGAGCGACATCTACCAGTGGATCCTGGACAACTACCCGTACTTCCGGACCCGGGGCCCCGGCTGGCGGAACTCGATCCGCCACAACCTGTCGCTCAACGACTGCTTCATCAAGTCGGGCCGCTCGGCCAACGGCAAGGGCCACTTCTGGGCCGTGCACCCGGCCAACGTGGACGACTTCACGCGCGGCGACTTCCGGCGGCGCCGCGCCCAGCGCAAGGTCCGCAAGCACATGGGGCTCAGCGTGCCCGACGACGACGAGgactcgccctccccctcccccaaccccctcagctGGGGACACGGCGCCGGGGACGTCGCCAAggactcctcctcttcctctgcctccaCCGCCGCTGCAGCAGACGACCTGGACAACAACAACGTGACGACGGGTGGGGACGGTGAGGGCGgcggggggaacacagacagggacaggaacgGGGTTGTGGTGATGGCGGCTGGGGGGCCAGGAGGGGAGgtgcagaaccaccaccaccaccacccccaccatccccaccaccaccatcacggtTTTCTGCCCGCACTGTCGGGAGGCcgtgtgttgggaggagggggaggaggagggggtagtgtgATGCCGCCCCAGCACGTGAGCAAGAAACGTCTGTTCGACGTGGACAGCCTCCTGGCACCGGACTTCCCCGTGGTGGTGGTGCCCAAGGTGCGCCTCCTCAGCTCCACCGCCTCCTCCAACACGGCGCCCAGCGACATGGACTCGGTGACGTCGGACCAGCGCCAGCCCTGCCCAAGCGACGACAGCGACGTGGACAtcgagggcgaggaggaggacagTCACCAcgaggacagagacatggaccACGTggctgacgaggaggaggaggaggagggggaggagggggacctccaccaccaccaccaccaccacaacctccaccgtccccaccaccagcaacagtccGCGGAACACGCCTCCTCCCCCCAGCCGCCAGAAGATGCGCGTTTGTCGGAAAGCGGTGACCCTGCAGGCATCAAgatggagcagcagcagcaggatgatgagatggaggaggagggaggggaggatgctTCGGAAAACCCCCGCCCCGAGGAGGACACCCGCAGCCACGGCGTGCAGACCTCGGCGTCAGGGTCCGCCAGCCCCCTGCCCTCGCTGCCCGGCAGCAGCAGCGTGGTGGGCGTTCCCGGCGAGAGCTGCTCGTCAGCCCTGGACCTGTCCTCCTCCTCGCTGACCACGCCCACCATGACGTCACTGTCGGGGATGATGACGAGGGAGGAGGCCGCCGCCGTCAGCAGCATGTCGCTCATCACGGGCACGGGCACTGGCACGGGCGTCGCCCCCTTGCACGCCCTGGTCCTGCCTCGCGCCATGGACGGCGGGCACCGTGCCCGCTGGATGGGTTTGGGactgggcatgggggtgggggtaggggtgggcacGCCCGGGATGGGTGGTCtcgcaccgccaccaccaccaccaccaccaccgccctcgGCAGACCTCGGGCTGCGCCGCTACAGCGCCTTCCATGTGaccgggggtggaggaggaggaggggtagggggtgtggtaggaggtggtggaggaggagggggagggagccaccaccaccacccccaccacggcGGCGGGTTGCCGCGCGGCTCTCTGACTTGTTCCTCCGTggctgccgccgctgctgctgctgctgctgctcctttcCTCCACCCTGTGTTCGCGGCCACCCGCTACcagcccaccctcctccctctgggTGTCTCcagcctccccacctccctcccttcctccctcccgtcctccctcccctcctcctctgcttcctcttcttcttcctctggagGCGCTGCCGTCATCTCCCAGTCCTCAGGCGGCATGGACGATGCTAGTCAAGACTCTGCCAGTGACCGTGTCTGA